In a genomic window of Elusimicrobiota bacterium:
- a CDS encoding N-6 DNA methylase has product MNIQIQILEQESNHRRRIFGEHFTSTAIFYKYILPYIRKDLYKYVWVDLYAGEGNLILPILDIIPKNKRCEFFNERIYLFDIQYNNVKKAIEKAVFYGIPTKIAERNITQQDTLKNFPKQLLNFKYPLFHITNPPYLYIGYIVKHGGRNLSYFQGENEGYQDLYQIALINDAKNYLDKMIYIIPSNFLFSDSGSNKIRKDFFKFYDIKKMFLFEDKIFEHTGTNVGIFFFEKKKIFGNSKIIFSGVKIKSGDKKQKEYVLKPENNYRIESKFEKFVKNYKSSKPLKIKFYITNDDIVQNRGQETVKVINANKYNGKIYEKEEIYVSNIFKKEILSNNLFIRTVDTGNLDGRVGLYNIKDVFGTDGIYAATPFRTHPIQIFLTPILNCNKQKLLLDYFNILLEYFRKIDDSEFMTTFKYSEAEYTRKYLGLTKAKHLIQTFPFLELMENQKEEFTKIIKSKDTKELIKFVSQNHRSLSLF; this is encoded by the coding sequence ATGAATATCCAAATACAAATACTTGAACAAGAATCAAATCATAGAAGGCGAATTTTTGGGGAACATTTTACTTCCACAGCTATTTTTTACAAGTATATTTTACCATATATTAGAAAAGATTTGTACAAATATGTTTGGGTTGATTTATACGCTGGCGAAGGTAATTTGATTTTGCCGATATTAGATATAATCCCTAAAAATAAGAGATGTGAATTTTTTAATGAAAGAATTTATCTATTTGATATACAATATAATAATGTTAAAAAAGCAATTGAAAAAGCAGTTTTCTATGGCATTCCGACAAAAATTGCCGAGAGAAATATCACTCAACAAGATACTCTAAAAAACTTTCCTAAACAATTATTAAATTTTAAATATCCTTTATTTCATATTACAAATCCACCATATCTTTATATCGGTTATATTGTAAAACATGGCGGTAGAAACTTATCATATTTTCAGGGTGAAAATGAGGGGTATCAGGATCTTTACCAGATTGCTCTTATAAATGACGCCAAAAATTATTTAGATAAAATGATTTATATAATTCCATCAAATTTTTTATTTAGTGATTCTGGTTCAAATAAAATCCGAAAAGATTTCTTTAAGTTTTATGACATAAAAAAAATGTTTCTTTTTGAAGACAAAATTTTTGAACATACAGGAACCAATGTAGGTATTTTCTTTTTTGAAAAGAAAAAAATATTTGGTAATAGCAAAATTATTTTTTCTGGTGTTAAAATAAAAAGCGGTGATAAAAAGCAAAAAGAATATGTTTTAAAACCAGAAAACAATTATCGGATAGAAAGTAAATTTGAAAAATTTGTAAAAAATTATAAGTCAAGCAAGCCATTGAAAATTAAGTTTTATATTACAAATGATGATATAGTACAAAATAGAGGGCAAGAAACTGTGAAAGTGATAAATGCAAATAAGTATAATGGTAAAATTTATGAAAAAGAAGAAATTTATGTTTCCAATATCTTTAAGAAAGAGATTTTATCAAACAATTTATTTATCAGAACTGTTGATACGGGAAATTTAGATGGCAGAGTAGGTTTATATAATATAAAAGATGTTTTTGGGACTGATGGTATATATGCTGCCACTCCTTTTAGAACTCATCCAATCCAGATTTTTTTAACACCAATTTTAAATTGTAATAAACAAAAATTACTTTTGGATTATTTTAATATTTTATTGGAATATTTTAGAAAAATTGATGATAGTGAATTTATGACGACATTTAAATATTCAGAAGCAGAATATACAAGAAAATATTTAGGGTTAACAAAAGCAAAGCATCTCATTCAAACATTTCCTTTTTTGGAACTAATGGAAAATCAAAAAGAAGAATTTACAAAAATAATTAAGAGTAAAGATACGAAAGAATTGATAAAGTTTGTGTCACAAAATCACAGAAGTTTATCTTTATTTTAG
- a CDS encoding YfcE family phosphodiesterase translates to MKIGLISDTHGNIDYLTEAVERLLNDYGVETLVFLGDECEDIEPVKNMFKEVIWVPGVFCSHYKDKNIPHRLIKEFDKVKILITHTPSSHPNDFNDDIKPENVKDIDMVFYGHTHIPKIEEKENVIWVNPGHLKREDKRGANPSFGIVDFEKKEIKIIDFITDKEILQKRF, encoded by the coding sequence ATGAAAATCGGATTGATTAGCGATACGCATGGAAATATTGATTATCTAACAGAAGCTGTTGAACGACTGCTAAACGATTACGGTGTAGAAACACTTGTGTTTTTAGGTGATGAGTGCGAAGATATTGAACCGGTAAAAAATATGTTCAAAGAAGTTATCTGGGTTCCCGGTGTTTTCTGTTCGCATTATAAGGATAAAAATATACCACATCGGTTAATTAAGGAATTTGACAAAGTAAAAATTCTTATTACACATACGCCATCGTCGCACCCTAACGATTTTAATGATGATATAAAACCGGAAAATGTAAAAGATATTGATATGGTATTTTATGGACATACACATATCCCAAAAATTGAAGAAAAAGAAAATGTAATATGGGTAAATCCCGGACATCTCAAAAGGGAAGATAAACGAGGCGCTAACCCGAGTTTTGGAATCGTTGATTTTGAAAAAAAAGAAATAAAAATTATAGATTTCATCACAGATAAAGAAATTTTACAAAAAAGGTTTTGA
- a CDS encoding DUF72 domain-containing protein, with amino-acid sequence MIKIGCCGYPIARNKYYKHFDCIEINSTFYQLPELKTAEKWRNEAPSNFEFIMKSWQLITHSANSFTYRRLREKIDTSKKKNYGYFKNTKEVFDAWKRTKEFAVKLGCQKIVFQCPASFKPTDENLNCIQGFFKKIHSNREKYNFKFILEVRGENWTEKIVSQLCKKLNLVHCVDPLYAEPVFGMFRYYRLHGLHIGNKLDYNYKYSDKELEEILTLCDEPLNYVMFNNSNMLGDASEFKSLAKNENRID; translated from the coding sequence ATGATAAAAATTGGGTGTTGCGGATATCCAATAGCAAGAAATAAATACTATAAACATTTTGATTGTATAGAAATAAATTCTACTTTTTATCAGTTACCAGAATTAAAAACTGCAGAAAAATGGCGAAATGAAGCTCCGTCAAATTTTGAATTCATAATGAAAAGCTGGCAACTTATTACTCATTCTGCGAACTCGTTTACCTATAGAAGATTGAGAGAAAAGATAGATACCAGCAAGAAAAAAAACTACGGCTATTTCAAGAATACCAAAGAAGTTTTTGATGCATGGAAACGAACAAAAGAGTTCGCTGTAAAACTTGGCTGCCAGAAAATTGTGTTTCAATGTCCGGCAAGTTTCAAGCCGACAGATGAAAATCTAAATTGTATTCAAGGATTTTTTAAAAAGATACATTCCAACAGGGAAAAGTATAATTTTAAGTTTATTTTAGAAGTCCGTGGCGAAAACTGGACTGAAAAAATCGTCAGTCAACTATGTAAAAAGTTGAATTTGGTTCACTGTGTAGACCCATTGTATGCAGAACCAGTTTTTGGAATGTTCAGATACTATCGGCTACACGGGCTTCATATTGGAAATAAACTTGATTACAACTATAAGTATTCAGATAAAGAATTGGAAGAGATTTTGACTTTATGCGATGAACCACTTAATTATGTAATGTTCAATAACTCAAATATGTTGGGAGATGCGTCAGAGTTTAAGTCATTAGCAAAAAATGAAAATCGGATTGATTAG
- a CDS encoding transglutaminase domain-containing protein — translation MIYKIVILFCVLLLSVDATLLFAYMGGRLSFVDLSLYDVRYKTNSEQGWFLLYTRKNRLLDNSLFLKWQYKYHSDIRNNLAYQPEYGIGIFYLPGVFSVETDFEPQPATYLSVRTVQQFSVNRFLTDGLAVKSAARFNLGSNPEFGLLGDYASGAFTHLQMDYGLNYIQELFPGSSMELDFSDIFRTSAYFPMDIFRNTEIGAGFKNKYLGLKYIYPLVFELIKDKYPYQDKRVQINLKKNWAEYDMQLESVFQQKRNWYSISAGKQLKSIYLKSYISKTNKNITGGICVSLGLDTLAFNPYIHRDSVNDKLQNFAYTENKNTLPANIDTYSLEQLKSTINTPQQAEEYVYNYIDYADDHNDFSGLTKMYDPNYVFNNKRGNCTEQARLQAFLLDDNGYDMRIVGHISHRWAHTILYYKDLSTGRWKCVDNTQGKEYYSDGDSIVELQNIVYPAWLSIVVKDKNAKGLYQVDSETKWYIQDWFNNQ, via the coding sequence ATGATATATAAAATAGTAATTTTATTTTGTGTATTATTACTGTCTGTTGATGCTACTCTCCTCTTTGCATATATGGGTGGGAGATTGAGTTTTGTTGATTTATCTTTATATGATGTTCGGTATAAAACGAATTCTGAACAGGGATGGTTTCTGCTCTATACAAGAAAAAATCGGCTATTAGATAATTCGCTATTTTTAAAATGGCAGTATAAATATCATTCAGATATTCGTAATAATTTGGCATACCAGCCTGAATATGGTATAGGTATTTTTTATTTGCCAGGTGTTTTTTCTGTTGAAACTGATTTTGAACCTCAACCTGCTACATATCTATCAGTTAGAACAGTTCAGCAGTTTTCAGTTAATAGATTTCTTACTGACGGGTTGGCTGTAAAAAGTGCTGCCAGATTTAATCTCGGCAGTAACCCTGAATTTGGGCTTTTGGGTGATTATGCATCCGGAGCGTTTACTCATCTCCAGATGGATTATGGGCTTAATTATATTCAAGAACTTTTTCCTGGTAGTTCAATGGAATTAGATTTTTCAGATATATTTAGAACTTCTGCATACTTTCCAATGGATATTTTCAGAAATACAGAAATAGGTGCAGGTTTCAAAAACAAATACTTGGGTCTCAAATATATCTATCCGCTTGTTTTTGAATTGATAAAAGATAAGTATCCATATCAGGATAAGCGAGTACAGATAAATTTGAAAAAAAATTGGGCAGAATATGATATGCAACTTGAATCTGTTTTTCAGCAGAAACGAAATTGGTACTCAATCAGTGCAGGCAAACAATTAAAATCTATTTATTTAAAAAGTTATATCTCAAAAACTAATAAAAATATCACAGGTGGAATTTGTGTTTCCTTGGGGCTTGATACTTTAGCATTTAATCCATATATTCATAGAGATTCTGTTAATGATAAATTACAAAATTTTGCATATACCGAGAATAAAAACACTCTGCCAGCAAATATTGATACATATTCATTAGAGCAACTTAAATCAACAATCAATACACCTCAGCAGGCGGAAGAATATGTCTACAATTATATTGATTATGCAGACGACCATAATGACTTTTCAGGCTTAACTAAAATGTATGACCCGAATTATGTTTTTAATAATAAACGAGGTAACTGTACCGAACAAGCCCGTCTACAGGCATTTTTGCTTGACGATAACGGATACGATATGAGAATTGTAGGACATATCAGCCATAGATGGGCACATACAATTCTGTATTATAAGGATTTATCAACAGGTAGATGGAAATGCGTGGATAATACACAAGGTAAAGAGTATTATAGTGATGGTGATAGTATTGTAGAATTGCAAAATATAGTGTATCCTGCATGGCTCAGTATCGTTGTTAAAGATAAAAATGCTAAAGGGCTCTATCAGGTAGATAGCGAGACAAAATGGTATATCCAAGATTGGTTTAATAATCAATAA
- a CDS encoding secondary thiamine-phosphate synthase enzyme YjbQ, whose amino-acid sequence MKFFTEHLWFNTKNKIEFVNITDKVEELVRKSGIKEGLCLVNAMHITSSVFINDEEEGLKGDFKEWLEKLAPTSPEKYKHNLTGENNAHAHLKRTIMGREVVIAITNGKLDFGPWEQIFYGEFDGQRRERVLVKIIGE is encoded by the coding sequence ATGAAATTCTTTACTGAACATTTGTGGTTCAATACGAAAAATAAAATTGAGTTTGTAAATATTACTGATAAGGTTGAGGAATTGGTAAGAAAAAGTGGTATAAAAGAAGGGCTTTGCCTTGTTAATGCGATGCATATTACTTCAAGCGTTTTTATCAATGATGAGGAAGAAGGGCTTAAAGGCGATTTTAAGGAATGGCTTGAAAAACTTGCGCCAACTTCGCCAGAAAAGTATAAGCATAATCTAACAGGCGAAAACAATGCGCATGCCCATTTGAAAAGAACAATTATGGGACGAGAAGTCGTAATTGCAATAACGAATGGGAAACTTGATTTTGGCCCCTGGGAACAGATTTTTTACGGCGAGTTTGACGGTCAACGTCGGGAACGTGTTTTGGTAAAAATCATTGGAGAATAA